A window of the Emys orbicularis isolate rEmyOrb1 chromosome 1, rEmyOrb1.hap1, whole genome shotgun sequence genome harbors these coding sequences:
- the LOC135881134 gene encoding olfactory receptor 52N4-like translates to MVALNLTHSDPTTFILMGISGMEDVHGWISIPFSTSYIISLLGNFMILFFVGKEQTLHKPMYLLLCMLALTDITKSSTVVPKALCIFWFNLKGITMGGCLTQIFFLHSLSFVQSAVLMIMAIDRYVAICNPLRYATILTNARIAMLGLAGLVRAVFFMLPLPLTLSRLPFCDNHIIPHTHCEHLLVAKISCGDITFNRTYSLVMPFVLMGSDLMLIALSYGLIIRAVFRISSKGAHQKAFSTCTAHICVMLMSYIPIFFISLTIRFSGDITPHGRIIVSVLYHLVPPVLNPIIYGVKTQELREKLGKYTCRR, encoded by the coding sequence ATGGTAGCTTTGAACCTCACCCACTCTGACCCGACAACCTTCATCCTAATGGGCATCTCTGGCATGGAAGATGTCCATGGctggatttccatccctttctctacCTCCTACATTATCAGCCTGTTGGGAAATTTCATGATTCTGTTTTTTGTAGGCAAAGAGCAGACCCTGCACAAGCCGATGTacctgctgctctgcatgctggcgCTCACAGACATCACCAAGTCTAGCACAGTCGTGCCAAaggcactgtgtatattttggttcaatttgaaaGGCATTACTATgggtggctgcctcacccagattTTCTTCCTTCACTCACTTTCTTTTGTGCAGTCTGCTGTTCTCATGATAATGGCCATTGATCGCTACGTTGCCATATGTAATCCTTTGAGATATGCCACCATCCTCACCAACGCACGAATAGCTATGCTAGGGCTTGCGGGTTTGGTAAGAGCTGTTTTcttcatgctgcccctgcccctgacgCTGAGCAGGCTGCCATTCTGTGACAACCACATTATCCCCCACACGCACTGCGAGCACTTGCTTGTGGCAAAGATATCGTGTGGGGATATCACATTCAACAGGACGTATAGCTTGGTGATGCCATTTGTACTCATGGGGTCAGATCTGATGCTCATTGCTCTGTCCTATGGTCTCATCATTAGGGCCGTCTTCAGAATCTCCTCCAAGGGAGCCCACCAGAAAGCCTTCAGCACCTGCACAGCCCACATCTGTGTGATGCTGATGTCTTATATTCCCATCTTCTTCATTAGCCTGACAATCCGGTTCAGTGGAGACATCACTCCCCATGGTCGCATCATCGTGTCCGTCCTCTATCACCTTGTTCCTCCTGTGCTCAACCCCATCATTTATGGGGTCAAAACCCAAGAGCTTCGTGAGAAATTGGGCAAATACACTTGCAGAAGGTGA